AACCCGCTGCTGCCTGGTGGTCCTGATCCGTGGAATACTTATAAGGACGGGTACTACTACTACACCCATACCACCGGCAACCATCTGGCCATCTGGAAAACAAAGGACATTACCGACCTTAAATCCGCCGAACGGAAAACAATCTGGACACCGCCTCCGGGCACCATGTATTCTAAAGAAATATGGGCGCCGGAGCTGCATTTCATCCGCGGTAAATGGTATATGTATTTTGCTGCTGATGATGGGAATAACGATCATCACCGCATGTACGTGGTAGAAAACGCTTCGGCTGACCCCATGCAAGGCGAATGGACATTTAAAGGCCAGGTAAAGGATGCTACCGGCAAGTGGGCTATTGATGGTTCGGTATTTGAAAATAAGGGCCAGCTATACATGATATGGGCAGGCTGGGAAGGCGATGTAAACGTAAAGCAGAACATTTACATAGCCAAAATGAGCAACCCCTGGACTATTAGCAGCGAACGGGTAATGATAGCCACGCCGACTTATGCGTGGGAAAAGGATGGCGACCTGCCCGGCGGCAAACACCTGGATGTGAACGAAGGGCCGCAGATACTGATGCACGGTAAGGACATTTTCCTGATCTACTCGGCCAGCGCCTGCTGGACGGATAATTACGCCCTGGGTATGCTGCGCGCAAAAGCCAACGCTAACCTGCTCGACCCAAAATCATGGAAAAAATCGCCGGAGCCGGTATTTAAGCAATCGCCCGAAACGGGTGTTTACGCGCCGGGACATAACTCCTTCTTCAAATCGCCGGATGGCAAAGAGGACTGGATTCTGTATCACGCTAACTCTAACCCCGGCGATGGCTGCAGCAACAAGCGTTCGCCGCGTGCCCAAAAGTTTACCTGGAATAAGGATGGCTCACCTAACTTTGGTGTACCGCTTAGTACAAGTAAACCGTTAGCCAAACCATCCGGAATTAAATAAAAACCAATTAAACTACTTATAATGAAGATCAAAAGTATTTTAGCCGCGGCAATGTTGTGTTTCGCCTCAATGGCTAACGCGCAGGATGCCGCCAAAAAGCCGGCCTATATACCGCCGGTTATCCCCGGCAGGTGGACGATGGAAAAAGCCAATATCTGGTATGCCCAATACCCCTGGATGAGTGGTGCCAACTATATACCTGCCTATGCCATCAACCAAATGGAAATGTGGCAGGCCGAAACATTTGACCCGGCGGCTATTGACAAGGAATTTGGCTGTGCCGAAGGTATAGGCTTTAACCTGATGCGCGTGTTTTTGCACAGTCAGGCCTGGAAGGCTGATGCCCCCGGGTTTAAAAAACGTATAGACCAGTTTTTAGGTTTGGCCGATAAGCATCACATCAAGATCATGTTCGTGTTTTTTGATGATTGCTGGAACACCGGAGCCAAGCCGGGCAAACAGCCGGAGCCAAAGGTTGGCGTGCATAATTCGGGCTGGTTGCAGGACCCCGGCTTTATTGTAAAAAAGCCGGAAGATTTCGCCTATCTTAAAAAGTATGTTACCGATGTACTCACCACCTTTAAAAACGATAAGCGCATATTATTGTGGGATTTATACAACGAGCCCGGTAATAAAGACAAAGGCAATCAATCAATGGAGTTGCTGGTAGAGGTGTTTAAGTGGGCGAGGGCGGTAAACCCGTCGCAACCTGTCAGCGCCGGTATGTGGAAATGGGAATTATATGAGCTGAACGCGTTTCAGGCCAATAATTCGGACGTGATAACTTATCATAATTACAATCCGCTGGATAACCATGAGTTTATGGTTAAAGTGTTGAAATTTAATGCCCGTCCTTTAATATGCACCGAGTACATGGCCCGCACCCGTAACAGTACTTTTGAAACGGTAATGCCAATGCTGAAAGAGCAAAACGTGGCCGCTATAAAC
This genomic interval from Mucilaginibacter defluvii contains the following:
- a CDS encoding glycoside hydrolase family 43 protein codes for the protein MKKALLCLGLCLACMAGFSQQTASFTNPLLPGGPDPWNTYKDGYYYYTHTTGNHLAIWKTKDITDLKSAERKTIWTPPPGTMYSKEIWAPELHFIRGKWYMYFAADDGNNDHHRMYVVENASADPMQGEWTFKGQVKDATGKWAIDGSVFENKGQLYMIWAGWEGDVNVKQNIYIAKMSNPWTISSERVMIATPTYAWEKDGDLPGGKHLDVNEGPQILMHGKDIFLIYSASACWTDNYALGMLRAKANANLLDPKSWKKSPEPVFKQSPETGVYAPGHNSFFKSPDGKEDWILYHANSNPGDGCSNKRSPRAQKFTWNKDGSPNFGVPLSTSKPLAKPSGIK
- a CDS encoding cellulase family glycosylhydrolase is translated as MKIKSILAAAMLCFASMANAQDAAKKPAYIPPVIPGRWTMEKANIWYAQYPWMSGANYIPAYAINQMEMWQAETFDPAAIDKEFGCAEGIGFNLMRVFLHSQAWKADAPGFKKRIDQFLGLADKHHIKIMFVFFDDCWNTGAKPGKQPEPKVGVHNSGWLQDPGFIVKKPEDFAYLKKYVTDVLTTFKNDKRILLWDLYNEPGNKDKGNQSMELLVEVFKWARAVNPSQPVSAGMWKWELYELNAFQANNSDVITYHNYNPLDNHEFMVKVLKFNARPLICTEYMARTRNSTFETVMPMLKEQNVAAINWGFVSGKTNTIYSWEKVIPDGSEPPLWFHDVFRKDGTPYKQAEVDLIKKLNGK